Proteins co-encoded in one Perca flavescens isolate YP-PL-M2 chromosome 11, PFLA_1.0, whole genome shotgun sequence genomic window:
- the LOC114563599 gene encoding gamma-crystallin S-1-like, giving the protein MAKSFQIVFYEDRDFQGKSYDCKGDSADLQGFIHRCNSVKVEAGWWVLYECNNYMGYQYVIGPGEYNDYRRWMGFNDCVRSCRIIKNAKAPYKLRLFDRPNFDGQSLELTEDMKSIQEKWLRRQVQSCKVLEGSWIFFEHPNFCGRQYLLEKGEYRHHSEWGALKPTVGSIKIIIEL; this is encoded by the exons TCTTTCCAGATTGTGTTTTACGAGGACCGGGACTTCCAGGGAAAGTCCTACGACTGCAAAGGCGACTCAGCCGACCTGCAGGGCTTCATCCACCGATGCAACTCGGTCAAGGTAGAGGCTGGCTGGTGGGTTCTGTACGAGTGCAACAACTACATGGGCTACCAGTATGTCATTGGTCCAGGGGAATACAATGACTACCGCCGCTGGATGGGCTTCAACGACTGTGTTAGATCCTGCAGGATCATCAAAAAC GCCAAAGCACCGTACAAACTGCGGCTGTTTGACCGGCCAAACTTTGATGGCCAATCTTTGGAGTTGACAGAAGACATGAAGTCTATCCAGGAGAAATGGCTCAGACGTCAAGTCCAGTCCTGCAAGGTCCTGGAGGGCTCCTGGATCTTCTTTGAACATCCCAACTTCTGTGGTCGTCAGTACCTGCTGGAGAAAGGGGAGTACCGACACCACTCGGAATGGGGAGCTCTCAAACCAACTGTGGGCTCCATCAAAATAATCATTGAGCTGTGA
- the LOC114563600 gene encoding gamma-crystallin B-like has product MALAVHFSVSSHQKLVLGPNMERVGKITFYEDRNFQGRYYECTSDCPELNTHFSRCNSVRVESEAWVLYERPNYLGYQYILTRGDYPDYQHWMGINDSIRSCRIVRNGSGAFRIRVYEHPDFSGQMLESTEDLKNLPERWHLLETHSAKVQDGAWVFYELPNYRGRQYLLERGVYRRFTEWAATNPTVGSFRRVLNL; this is encoded by the exons ATGGCTCTGGCAGTGCATTTCAGTGTGTCCAG TCATCAAAAATTGGTGTTAGGCCCAAATATGGAGCGTGTGGGAAAG ATCACGTTTTATGAAGACAGAAACTTCCAAGGTCGCTATTATGAGTGCACCAGTGACTGTCCCGAGCTCAACACCCACTTCAGCCGCTGCAACTCTGTTCGTGTGGAGAGCGAGGCCTGGGTTCTGTATGAGAGGCCCAACTACCTGGGCTACCAGTATATCCTGACCAGGGGGGACTACCCTGACTACCAGCACTGGATGGGCATCAACGACAGCATCAGGTCCTGCCGGATCGTACGAAAT GGATCTGGTGCGTTCAGGATTCGTGTCTATGAGCATCCTGACTTTAGTGGCCAGATGTTGGAGTCCACCGAAGATCTGAAGAACCTGCCTGAACGCTGGCACCTCCTTGAGACTCATTCCGCCAAGGTGCAGGATGGCGCCTGGGTCTTCTACGAGCTTCCCAACTACCGCGGACGCCAGTACCTGCTGGAGAGAGGAGTGTACCGCCGCTTCACTGAGTGGGCAGCCACGAACCCCACTGTGGGCTCCTTCCGCCGTGTTCTCAACTTATGA